Proteins from a genomic interval of Microbacterium phyllosphaerae:
- a CDS encoding N-acetylneuraminate synthase family protein, translating to MTVSIGSRVIGGGHPAYLIAEIGLNHNGDVDIAKRLIDVAAKAGADAVKFQKRTPEISTPEHMRDVPRETPWGTMSYLDYRRRVEFGRDEYVAIGDHATMLGLDWFASPWDVPSVEFLEDLNVVAHKVASASLTDTELLVALRETGKPVILSTGMSTIEQIDRALSTLGTDRVVLMHATSTYPLEPEEANLRAIATLRDRYPGVPVGYSGHERGLQISLAAVAIGAVAVERHITLDRTMWGSDHAASLEPTGLEHLVRDIRVIETALGDGVKRVFDSERAPMAKLRRVPA from the coding sequence ATGACTGTCAGCATCGGCTCACGCGTGATCGGCGGCGGTCACCCCGCCTACCTCATCGCGGAGATCGGCCTCAACCACAACGGCGACGTCGACATCGCCAAGCGTCTGATCGACGTCGCGGCGAAGGCGGGTGCCGACGCCGTGAAGTTCCAGAAGCGCACTCCCGAGATCTCCACCCCCGAGCACATGCGCGACGTTCCGCGTGAGACGCCGTGGGGCACCATGAGCTACCTCGACTACCGTCGCCGTGTCGAGTTCGGTCGCGACGAGTACGTCGCGATCGGCGACCACGCCACGATGCTCGGCCTCGACTGGTTCGCCTCGCCGTGGGACGTGCCCAGCGTCGAGTTCCTCGAGGACCTCAACGTCGTGGCGCACAAGGTCGCCTCGGCCAGCCTCACCGACACCGAGCTGCTCGTCGCGCTGCGTGAGACCGGCAAGCCCGTCATCCTCTCGACCGGGATGTCGACGATCGAGCAGATCGACCGCGCGCTCTCGACGCTCGGCACCGACCGTGTGGTGCTCATGCACGCCACGTCGACGTATCCGCTCGAGCCCGAGGAGGCCAACCTCCGCGCGATCGCCACGCTGCGTGACCGCTACCCCGGCGTGCCGGTCGGATACTCGGGCCACGAGCGCGGTCTGCAGATCTCGCTCGCGGCCGTCGCGATCGGCGCCGTCGCGGTCGAGCGCCACATCACCCTCGACCGCACCATGTGGGGCTCCGACCACGCGGCCTCGCTCGAGCCGACCGGCCTCGAGCACCTCGTGCGCGACATCCGCGTGATCGAGACGGCCCTCGGCGACGGCGTCAAGCGCGTGTTCGACAGCGAGCGCGCACCGATGGCGAAGCTGCGACGCGTTCCGGCGTGA